CCAGATACATTTTGTGTACATTTAAACAGCAGTAGGAGTCatgtatactccctctccggcctctaggtcatcaggctgctgattatcctgcacacctgtcaccatcgtctcgcgcacctgcgcctcatgacactcacttggactccatcacctccttaattatcttccctatatctgtttcctcaggtgttattgccTCTGTTTTCATGTCGGTTTGTGTTACGTGTTTATTGTTTCATTTacttattaaaacactcactccctgaacttgtttcccgactctcagcgcactcgttacagTAGCACCAATCTGCCTTGTTATATTAGGGCTCGAAAGTGATACCAGTTGTGCCTCCCAAGGATTTAAAATAACTCCTCAGACATATCCTAAAGCCGGGCCTGGATACAGTACTTATAAGATTGTAATTTGCCCTCAGTTTACTGTCCTTCTTAACAGAAACATTTAGGCCCGGGATTCAATCTTATTGCGCATTGACGGCAATAGCACCTTTTAAAGACAATGTTCCCACGTTCACAGAGACCACATTCACGATAAAAGATGCATACGTCtgctcaatcggaaatgacctaTAAATGTAAAGCGCGCTATAACGTGGATCTACTGCTGATTGGATTTCAACCCGGCCTTGGTTCATTTAAAAACTAAAGGTATTCCCCACATTTTAAATGGGCGTCGCACAGATACCATGTTATTACATGGAATTTAGATTTCATGgtgaaatgaaatgtaaccacATAAATACTTTTAATTTGAAACTACAAGCAGTTTTTTCTTTTCATTTTAGTAATAGTTGGATATCTAATCTTCAGCTACAATGTATAGCAGAGTAATTATATTGCGGTTAGTATGGGATATTGTCATACTGCATACAATCATTAATGTAAGAAACATGGTTCCTATGGGTATATTGGGGCACATTAACATAAGTCATCCTAAACACATTCTCAAAACATCCATATTGTGTTCGGGCAACAATACTGGGGGAACCTTTAGAAAACTTGTATAACTAAGGGCCAAACTCTTTGCTTGGTGCTGATTGCTATGGTATGACAGGACTTGAAAAGCTTGAGCCAATACGAATTCTCCATTTGATAAACAAGTAGTCATGTGGATCAGCTTTAATTCCCCAAACTTCCAAGTGATACGATTGGTAGCTAGCTGCTTATTTTGTTGTTtctaatttttttttaattttttgttTAGGattattatttaaataaaaacatatttttcttctacctgctgtggttctgaactgatatacactacatgaccaaaagtatgtgctcattgaacatctcattccaaaacaatgggcattattatggagttggtctcccctttgctgctacaacagcctccactcttctgggaaagattctactgccaatgttagtctatggagattgcatggtcatgggctcgattttatatacctgtcggcaacgggtgtggctgaaatagacaaattgactcatttgaaggggtgtccacatacttttgtatatatagcgtCGCTCAAGGACAAAACAGAACATTCCTTTGTGAAATAAAGGTACCATAGGGCCCACACAAGCCGGGTGTACACTACTAAAAACATTAATTTTGTTATCAAGGAATTGTCGGTCTAATCACTGGCAAGCCCATGGATGCCTTGGGGTTCACAGTCATCGACGTAGCCTGCGGCAGATGTTGTTAGAGAGTTTAGGATGCCCTCTAATGGATTATAGTGGTAATCCTTGTCCAATGTGAATGGGGAAAAAAACACTtgtttcacatactgtatgtcccaCACAGCTGAATGAGGTTGACATATATGTAATATGGTAATGAATCATTGTGTATTGTGTACATGTAGGGTACTAGGGACTCACCATGGGGCAGAGCTGGGTAGAAGAGGCAGACTGAACCCAGAGGACCGAGCACCATCACAGTGAGCCTTGCCGGTATAGCCAGGGATGGTGGGGCGGCTGGGACAAAAATATTGTACATTTGTACATTATTCATAAATTGCATACAGTCCACTGTACAATGGGAAAAAaattatgtacactaccgttcaaaagtttagggtcacttagaaatatccttatttttgaaagaaaagcacattttttttgtccattaaaataaaataaaaaatgtatcagaaatacagcgtagacattgttaatgttgtaaatgactattgtagctggaaatggcagatattttgatggaatatctacatagacgtacagaggcccattataaaAAGTACTTtgcttctggccattttgagcatgtaatcgagcccacaaatgctgatgctccagatactcaactccaaatgctgatgctccagatactcaactaatctaaagaaggccagctttattgcttctttaatcagaaaaacagtttgcagctgtgctaacataattgcaaaagggttttctaatgatcaattagcctttaaaatgacaaacttggattagctaacacaacgtgccattggaacacaggagtgatggttgctgataacgggcctctgtacgcctatgtagatattccataaaaaaaatctgccattttcagcTATAATAGTCATTTGCAACGtttacaatgtctacactgtatttctgatctatttgatttgattttaatggacaaaaaaatgtgcttttctttcaaaaacaaggacatttctaagtgaccccaaacttttgaacggtagtatatatcCAATAGAATACAATGTAATGAATGAAACTATAAACAAACAGATAATAGGTTTGAATGTGTGTGATTCCAATCTTACTAGAATCTTCAATGCCACCAATAACGCTTAGTGTATTATTAGTCAAGGTATCTTGTGtaaggtagcctattggttagagcgttgggccagtaactgaaaggttgctggattgaatccccgagctgacaatgtacaaatctgttgttctgctcctgagcaaggcagttaaagaTGCCAAAGAattggatgtcgattatggcagcccgccgcacctctctgattcagaggggttgtgtgaaatgcagaagacacatttcagttgaacgcattcagttgtacaactgactaggtatccccctttcccttatatTGGGCAAGTGTGGTATAATGATCAGCGAAGGTACATCATGAAGATACATACTGTGCCGTGGGAGTGTATGGGGGCAATGTGGTCCGCTGCATAGTCAAGGGGTAGAAGTCATGTCCTGTCTTATCTATGTTGTCCATGTTCATGGACCCCACCACACCACTCCAATGACATAAAGAGGACACACAACAAGCACGTCCAgtcacactcagagacacatttTCACTCTTCCTCAGAGGCACTGCTTTAGCCTCTACACATGAACCTACAAACAAAACAAATTGATGTGAAAAAAAAGGTAACATAAATAGTCAAATACAAAAtgttggcaagagcacaaacagagGCTAGAACTTCTTACCCATACAATGGAATTTGACAGGTGTTTGGGCAGGGACTGGTGCTGTGAAATCAAATGAAACAATCTTAGAACAAAGAAACAGGCTTGTGTTTTCAACAAGACGAGCATCTAGCAAAATCCATTCTTGTAATTACATCATGAAATAAGGCTAGGCCAAAACACTCACAATGTTATAGGTTTCCTCACTTCATTCCTAGCACGAAGCTGGTGTCTGTTCCAATGGGCTCCAATCGCCTTAGAGAAGAGTTAGAGGTAGCACTATTTCTGCATTATTTGTTAGTTTAGGGTGTCCCATTAAAACCAAATCCTCTCATTCCAACTGGGATGGACAGCATTTAAATTAACTTCAGTGTTGTGTATTTTCCAAACACATGCACTCACCTGCCACAGCTCTGGTTTGCTGTGGTAACACTTCTGGGTGAAATGCTGATTCACAGGGTCCGCCATTTTCTCAAGGGTGGTTGCTGGGGGCTTCACGCGCCGCGGTAATTTTGCGTCCCAACCGACGTCCTCATAGCCCCTGCAAGTTAATATATGACAAAGCAGAGTGACACACTTAGGCCTACACTGTTTGTGATTTATTAAAAAAGCGCACACAAGTTAGAATATAACTGGATGCTATGGTTGCCATGTCTTGATCATGCACAAGGTCAAAGAAACCATATGATACATATCAGAATGGAACACAGTGACTATATTATGCTGCACAATGTGTTTGGGAGAAAATATGAAGATCCTGGTTGGCACCTGACCTCTGAGCCACTGAAGTGTAGATATAACGTTGTGCTGCCTTCTCTATCCACTGACTGGGGCCAGAGGGGCTGACATCCTTCAAAATCAAACACATAAACAATCAACAAGATTTCACTTCACTGCTTTGAAACCGTTGAAAATGTATCATTATGTAAACGCTTAGGGTTATACCAGGTTCTCTCTTTCAGGGAAAAAACTGAAGGATTTCAAGGTACATGGCATTTTGGGAGGCCCTGGTTTCACCTTCGAATGACTTGTCCAACCTGTTGACGACATATCAGGCTAGTAAAGTGCGGGAATCTGCAAGCCTATTTGGCATAGTAGGCTACAGTGAAATGTTGGATTTATATACATACAGTCTTTATaactaaaataaatacatttgcctAAAGAATTGGGTCGGCTTATGTGTATTATGCTATACTGTTAGCCTTATAAGTGTACTTCACATTTAACTTTATAATTAGGCCTAGGTTAGTTTACATTTTTACCTCCAAGACTGGCCCGAAGAGCTGCGTCTGGCATTGTCCTTGAGTTCCATGCCTTGTTTTCTGACAGGTCGCAGGCTGATGGCCTGACTGAAGGAGTCTGGGGCCTTTCTCTGGAACCGGCGGCGACCCATAATCCAGACGGAATATAATTGATATCTATAAATTGAGGTCTTCCTTTAGTTGCCAAATCCACCTCAGCCCCCGCACTTAGATGCCCAGAGCACGGATCAATCAACAAGACCTCATCTCGTAAAGGCGCCAAGGGCGCGTTGTCCGCAGGTGGATGGGCCAGTAGGTTGAATTTCGAGAATGCACTCCTCTGTTGTTCTAGTAAACTTTTAAAGTAATATCTTCCCTCCGGACCTCTCTCGCAGGGCAAGTTCATTTGCCTGTGCATCCATCTTGCACTAACTCGGTTTACATTTGATTGCAGAAGTCTGACCCGGTGCAAATCCGTACAGGATGGCTCAGATGGAACGCACACTCCAGCCATCGTTTAATCGGACACCGAGTGACAGAccaagataaaaaaaaaataaacccAAGATTGCTTGAGTCACAGAGCCTTTGTTGGATAACTATGACGGAGTCAAGGCAGGTAATGACTTTCTGAGTATCTTGTTGCCTGGAGACTGCTATGTTGGCTGCTGGGTCAAATTACTGATTTGGAAAGAGGATCGCCCTTTCAAGGATTTAAGCAAATCAATGATTTAatcagagagagaaaataagaatAAGATTACATGTCATTTAGATTGTAATATCGTTTAGCTATAAACACTTTCTGTGCGTTTGTGGTGGTGGTTTGAGGGTTGGTGGAGCAAAAATGATCTAACACAGGGGAGGATTTTACAAGGAGAATTTGCAGAATGGAGCTCCCCTGTAATTTGGGGGAAATTCAAAATAAGAACAAATACATTTACCCACTTAAGTATGCATTGCACAGCGGGCATTCTCTTTGGTTTTATTTCATGTGTGCATTATTTTTCAGCAATACCTGTAAATGATCACTAGATGGAGGCACAGATCCACTATCTATGACAATTCAGAATCCTAATAGTAATTTTAGACCTACAATTTAGGCCTAGTGGATATGTGAGACTACCAGATAGTTTTTCTTGGACAGAACCAGTATGGTGACAATAATATAATATGTTTGAAGTTGTTGCATGTAAACTATCCAGTTTGAAAATGAAAATTCAAAATTCAAAACAGAGATAGTGCTGACAGTCTGACATGACTATAAGGAATAGCTGACTTTTAATTTGAAGCAAGACAAATACAGCAGGTACATTGGATACACAAGGATTGTTCATTTGTAAATTGCTTGATCTGGTGATATTGCTGTTCTGTCTGCAAAGGGCTGTTTTGTTATGTGCAGTGGAGCAAAATACATCACATACAATCTGCTTCAGTGCCCATACATTAGAAGATGCTTGGGTTGTTAAAATTGCAATTTGAAAAGTAAATGTTTGTGCAAATAAATTGAAACTCTTCCATATTAAATGCGATCTTACAATGATATGGCCATCTCAATCTCAATTGTTCATTGTGGCTAAATGAAGGCCTATTTATGCTCTGATCTTGAGCGGTAATTCATTCTAATCTAGGCTGTCATAGTGATGATGGTGACGTCTGTTGATGGATGATCTTTAGTCAGGCTGTCTTTAGCTAACGTAAACCTCTCAAGAGCTGTACATGTTAAAAGTGCTGGGTTAAAAATAACCTAATTAGTTATTCTGATAACCATGTGCTGTGAAAATCACACTGCTTGTCTCTCACAGTGTCTCAAATAACACTGGCTTTTCACAGAACTGAATAGGCCTACCTTATTAATAATGCAACCATTTACCAAGTCAATATACCCTTTGTAGAATGTGTCAGGTAGTATGTGTCAAGTACAGTACATTTGCCCTGGCATAGAATAATATTGAAAAGTTCAATGTCCATTACTCCCGAGGTCAAATAATTAATTCCACCCAGTGCCCTATTTATTACACTCCCATTCAAAATGTATTCTATATGATATCCCATAATTTATTTCAATGAAtgtgtgttttaaaaaaaaaatccagttaTGTAGCGGGAAAAGCTATTAATGAATTGAAACCCTCCCCTTTGCCCCAGGATGAAAGTATTTTTGGCAGGGACATGGGTATTTCTGGAGTGAGAAATTTCCATTGAAGCAGTCCTTGTTACAGAATTCTCTACTATTAGTCAGCTTGTctgcctctttctcctcctcctctgcagtCTCGGAAATGATTTAAATCTCACATCTATCCCATAGTGCCGGGCCTAACACTACGGCGCTGCAGCGACAGATCTGAACTGGCTGCATTCCTCTGTAAGAAAATGCAGCTTTGGAATTTGGAGCTGTTGTGATGCAGAGGGTCATTAAAGCAAAGTCATGatttcagtgttgttgtagtaggcAATGTGTGTGGGGTTGATTCTCCTCCTGGGCAGGGATTATTTTAAGCAATCAGACAACCGGCTGAAGACTGATGGTGACCCAGAATGACACCTACAGATCAGGCATTCttgatgggagaaagagagacagatactgtTAGAAGGGCATGGATCTGTGGGGTCTTGGGTTCGAGAGTACATAGCAAACCTAGAAAAAAAACGGATCCAGCAATAATTAATTTGATATTGTTTTAATCATGAACGGAATTCCAACGTCTCAATGTAACATATAAATACCCAAATTAGCCAGAAAAGCTGATAAATAAAGAAATAGTGGAGCATTCCAGAAGAAGTTCTTGGGTCTTGTGATGGCCTGAGAGAAATCTGATCTATAGGGATGAGGTATGTGAGGTATGTGCACTTACATATAAGCTAGAAATAAAGAGAATCAAACACTGTCCATGCATGGTGTTTCTTTGTACTGGTTACTTGGAGTACAGTATGTCCATATGTCTATCTTAAACTCATGAAAATGTATGGCCATATATTTATAGCCTCGTGCTGTAGGTCATGGCACTTGGGATGTATGCATCATACTGTAAAGAGGCAGTGAATTGATCACTGGCCATGCATAAGAGTTGACTCAGGGCAAAGTGGATGGAGTAGATTCGGTCTCATGTTGTACCTCCAACCACTGGGAAAAACAATTCTAACAGAATGCTTAGATGAAAACTCCCATGAGCACCAGGGGCAGTCATGTCCTCTGAGAGTGGCCAAGGGCTTTATTGTGCTACTGCTTCCCTGCCCTCAGTCGCTCCTGCTCTGTACTTGTCACACTCAGTTAGTTCAATGAAGTCATAAATATGCCTCTGTACATTTTTCATGAAGGAGGTGGGGGGCGAAAAATCTCCACTTTATAATGCTTCTAATATGGAGCTTTTCACACACATTATTTCCCCAGTCCAGCCTCTAAGGCGCCATCATGACGCTGTATGAGCATGATGGTTAATGTTCAGATTCCCCAAGGCTGAATATTACTGAAAATCATCATATACCAATGTCACGCTCAGCGAAGCTGTCAGAGACTAGGAAACCTACAGAACATGCAGATGAAGAATTCATGAGTAGATAGAACTCACAAAAGAAAAGTAAGCAGCCTACCTACGCAAACAAAGGTCTACCTGCTGGAGAAAAGTGATGAGTCACCTCATTAAGTTTCTCCTGTTCATTCCCATCACTAATTCAGCTGTGGAGTCTCCACTAAACATACTGATAATTAAAGCTTTTAGAGGGTGTTCAACCTAACCTGGATTATGCAACTGAAGCATAGCGCTTCAAAGAATAATGCAAATATACATAAGCAATGTTAAAAACAATTTTATTAGCAGAAAATCCAACCATATGTGACCGACCGAATTGATTCAGTCTTAACTCAACATTTTAAATCGTGTTTtctttacattggataaaagtagagactcagagctacaaaatggtatatcatacactgcatttgaggaacaatgggtacgtaattctgctttgaaagttgataaacttgtaacctcacttttgaaaaaaatggcctttgaatcgtttggtacctactggagagctcttctttgtctacaccgaTTCAGCACCaatcacaccctcttaagctttagccccacccaaactctgaccattttactcgccctagcaaagctggttaggctgttttcatgttatccagagagtTGGTGACTAATTgcgctgctggcaacaattgaattcCGCTTTTTTAAAGATGTTTACTGACatcggccatattcaacaggtgttgagcatttgtaaattcatcagttattctgtgctcttgcacagtcagacgagagtgctctgaaatcggagtagatggccagattgaatttacgaacacacacGAAATGGTTAtttagtggagtcttttgttaagacatgtagctattTAGCCAGCTAaataatgaaccataatcccaactcatgacgttactaccctgcatgaatctgcaggtagctaagcaaccaggttcaatgttaacaTTAGGCTGTAActagccaagcaaatggctctgagatacgaataataagatcaGCTAGCGAGccaaccagctaacgttagctagctagctaacagtacacttagCTAGCAGTACACAATTTGATTTAAGTACAAATGGGTGTAAACATGGGCACTTGCCAAAAATGGAATTCCATATTTCAGTCATAGACCATTGACCTAAACAGTTACACATATTCAGTCATCACTGTTCTATTACTAAAATAATGCATATTATTGGTTGATGCTGATGCATTATTTTAGTAATAGAACAGTGATGACTGAATATGTGTAACTGTTTAGGTCAATGGTCTATGACTGAAATATGGAATTCCATTTTTGGCAAGCGCCATGTTTACACCCATTTGTACTTAAATCAAATAGGTTTTTAACATGTAGACTATGACCCAGCATTACAAGGCTATAGAAAAATCAATCAAACAATTATTCCTCAGAAACAAACTATATTCAGATGGTTTATCATAGGAAACAATAGGAAATTGCTCACAGGAAACAATCTACCCGAAGGAATTTCAGACCCATTCTCCTTGCATATATTTCGTTGTGTAATATTTTCCATAGGTGAGGCAGAAGAAAGAGACAGCTCTGGATGTGGCTAAAAGCTCTTtatctgtgtgcaataatacatCTCTGATTCTGAATTAAGATAGTACGCGTTTGCATTAGGCAAAGAAACCCCGAGGGTAATGGACTTCCTCTGTTGCTCAGAGAAATAGACTTGTCTTCAGAGACCTTTGTGTCCATTATTAAACAACCCCACTATTGCCTAGCCAAGCTGTTTTCATTCCCACCGACCAAAGTGGAATTACCTGCTTTTGAAACTTAAATGCAGCAAATGCACTGCCTCAGTCAGTCACTCGCTAACCAATAACTGCTGTCAGGTATCTGGAGGATAGATATCATTAAGGAAAGACTCAGTTAAAAATGTCAAGAGTTGTTTGCATTTAATTCTGACACACCTGTGTTGTTCACAAACTAGGTACCCGCAGGGGAGAAGATGGGCCATCGTTATTACTGTAAGCCAAGTTAATATATGCACTGTGTGCTCTGACAGCCCATATCAAGTGTTAGATGATGAATTACAATACGAGGGCCATGTAAAATGGTGGGTTATAAATACAAACATGTGGTACTCAGTCGAGCGAAGAGAAAGGCTGCTTCTTTTACGATAACACAATCCTCCCTGCAATCTGACTGACAGCTAGTTACGCAGATGTGCCTATCAAAACAATGCTCTTAGTTATTGAACCACCTGGCATGCATCCAGTAATCAGGTCACACCGGAGTTTGGCTGCCTCTCTCTGGAGGAGATGGTGTTGCAGTGTTGTCGTGCAGTCCTTATCTTATCATTCACCCATCTGGACGGAAAACAAGCCATGATGGATAGAGCTAGATTAAATCCCCAATATCCATTAGACAGTTACTTTTGGGAGAAGGGGAGACGGAGACATGCTTTCCTCTCTTCATTAGTGATTGATGTTGATATGGAGGTAAAGCATTGTCTGTTGCTGATGCTGGTTTCTGATACCACAACTGGACCCTTTTCAACCAAACATGGTGGACTGGGATTCTGGAATATAATGCTATGGTAGGGTATGTTACAGAGATGTTGGCGTTTCACCCCTGTGACTGTGTCAACCCCAGCTGAATGTAACCCCATCCAGAAATGTGAAATTCAAAATGTTAACGTGTGGCTGATAGCAACAGACGAAATATAACACTGAATCTAAAGCACAATTTCAGGCCAGTCAGACTCTCTAGAGCTCTGCATTCAATCATGAACAGATGAACTTAAATTGATCAAGGAGTGCCAGGTCACATGGGAATGTTACTTGTACGTGTTCTGTGGAATTTCTAGAGATGGATTTAATGGATTTGAACAGATCTGATTCAGAAGGACGTAGAAGCAAATGGAATTATCAAAGCTGTTTACTAGCATTAGGCTGCTGTCTGGTGTAATTCATGTACAGTGTGTACAGCTGCACTGCAGAATTCTTAAGAAATAAAGTGAAGAGCATGACTGAAATACACAAAGGCAGAAAAAAATGATTCTATCTATACATAAAGAAGGACTGACTGAATTACTGCAACTTTAGTCTCGAAGTCTGTGTCTATGAAATATCTTAACGAGTCAGAGTGTTGATAATAACAGCCACACATTACAGGAAACAGCACACCTCAATGCACTCACAAGCAACACAACATTCCTAATATTCGGACTGAAATGGTATAAAGGTAGATTTGTTTGCGGATGTGTGATAGGTGAGAATtgtctgttaattgaatgattagaatattccgctctgaaacatataattgtatggaattgattagaatgtatcaaatcataatcaataaatgtgtagtcctagtcagaattagggtaaaacaatgtctttatggtattttaaacacagactgtctgagcttggtgccgacctgactagagatttgggagagaacggggagtacgtctcaaggacaatgtcactatctctgtcggctgggaagtgagacagacagtgtatgcatagcaggacatgtgtgtgcgtatgtttgtgtgtatgtgtgtgcatgagaagtcagtataaaatgaattgttttgtattcttgactttagaacgttccatgaataaacctttttgactattttagctgggcctccgtctgtTTCATTCGACCAGGATCTTACAAATGCTGGTTTGCAGATGGAGTAATATAATTAAATTGGGTTATGAACCTGGAGAACAAAATTCTCTTATCAATGTGAACTCTGCCAGAAGCAGAACTCATTTTAAATGGCTGGCCTCTACATGACAACATGGAAGCATGGCCTTTAGCTCCCATTAAAGGTACAGGTCATGAAGCAAGAAAGATGTAAAATGGTAAACAATATTACTTTCAATGTCATAAACAGATAGAAAGGAGACTCAGAATTACTCACATCTCCTAAACTTAAAgagtaaaaaaaatttttttttttaaacgtatttCAGCACAAGCATTCGTTACAGATATTTCCTACGGGCACATTCAGAATGCAGCGATGTTGCATCCTATACTCTGAGAACTGACAAGCTGCATGAGATGCACTCCTAACAGATTAGCCAACAAAATGCCTCAACTCTTCTTGGCATACACAGGCAGTAGCCTAGGTCTGGGCTGTTTCCAAACCTCCAGTACAGTACCATTAACGCTTGACTTTTTTTTTGCCAGACTTTTCCACTTGGGGCAATGATGAAAAATATCAAGAGAATGTGTCTGTAAACAAATTATCTCTGGCTATGCCTCTGTTTGATATCATACATCATTTGAATCCGCCGCATTTATGAGGCTCACAGACCCTTTACATGTTCTGTTTGAGGTGTCCTTGTAATATCCCTGGAACCTTTGAGGAGCTCAAATGCAGTGATCTGTAGCTCTTTGAATgctgacatatatatatatatatacatatatatatatatatatatatacatatatatatatatatatatatatatatatgtgtgtgtacagtatgcataGATTAGCTACATTGGCATCCACATGTAAATGGTATTTATCACAACTTGTTTATTCCACAGCCGTATGGATATTGTAAGTAATTTATGTAGATGTtactaacacattaatataagAGATAGCTCAGCAATGTAATCCTAACAAAATGTCATTAATGACAGATTCTAGTCTCAAATACTGGTATACTGTCGCAGATACTGGTTAACTGATGGTGCCTTCATTATTTGAACACTTGACTACACAAATGGTCCTTCAATCCTTGCAGGCACTTTTTTAATTTTACAGAGGTCCATGGCTGGGTGCCATTAATGAACAATGAATTTCGTCATTTAATAGGAGCAAAGGCATGCAGGCTCACTGATATGAGCATTGTCCAGAACGATAGGGATTCATTGTGAGGTGACTGTGTCGAGAGAACCAGGATAATCTCTCTGTTTTTCCCAGACATATGTCTCCAATTAATGTACACTCTTTGAAGGAAGACTCGGCAGTCTCGAAGCACGATACTTTGGGAATTTAATTTCAAAGTAGATAACTCATTTAGTCTCTCTTGGAGTATGTAGACATTCGAGATGGTTTTAATCATGCTTTTCAATCTTAAACTTCACGTCAGACAACTTTGAATAGATAACTGTTGAATAAATGGCTGAATCCCAAAACCAATATTTCATTCATATTGGATCCACAATCACCAGAGATATAAAATAAAGTCCATGCACACATTCATTACTTTTGGAGTGGATACACAGCTGGCCTCTCTTCTGTTTTGACAATTAGTCATTTGGAAGTGAATCTTACATTTTCTTTCATTGCTAacttagagagaggagagagagtgacaaagacagatgaagggaggggagagagagagacagacggagacagacggaagggaggggagagagaagctgCAGATAGTCTGTaaagcatctacagatggactatccaaacaaAGTAAAGAGATCGACATCTAAATGGA
The Oncorhynchus nerka isolate Pitt River linkage group LG28, Oner_Uvic_2.0, whole genome shotgun sequence genome window above contains:
- the LOC115113371 gene encoding protein SPMIP7 codes for the protein MAGVCVPSEPSCTDLHRVRLLQSNVNRVSARWMHRQMNLPCERGPEGRYYFKSLLEQQRSAFSKFNLLAHPPADNAPLAPLRDEVLLIDPCSGHLSAGAEVDLATKGRPQFIDINYIPSGLWVAAGSRERPQTPSVRPSACDLSENKAWNSRTMPDAALRASLGGWTSHSKVKPGPPKMPCTLKSFSFFPERENLDVSPSGPSQWIEKAAQRYIYTSVAQRGYEDVGWDAKLPRRVKPPATTLEKMADPVNQHFTQKCYHSKPELWQAIGAHWNRHQLRARNEVRKPITFTSPCPNTCQIPLYGGVVGSMNMDNIDKTGHDFYPLTMQRTTLPPYTPTAHRPTIPGYTGKAHCDGARSSGFSLPLLPSSAPWTNQGLWNPPVYARTAPLSRMVTTVPPQNPFLHSKRPVFPI